The window TCGGCGCCGTTGAGCCCGAAGTACAGCCGCGGCAGCAGGCCGTCGAAGTAGCCGACGAGCCGTTCGGCCGCCGCCGCGGTCACGGGGTTGACCAGCGACCGGCTGGAGACCGGCATCGCGTCCAGTTGCGCGCGGACCGCGGCGACGACCGCCGGGTGTCGGTGGCCGAGCAGCGTGACCGCGTAGGAGCCGAAGTCGAGCATCGTGCGCCCGTCGGAGAGGGTCACCGTGGCGCCGTCGGCGCTGTGCTCGACCGCGCCCTGGCCCGCGAGCTTGCCGCTGAAGGCGGTGGCGCGGGTGAAGTGGCGCGCGACGGTCTGGAAGACGGCGCGATCGGCGGCGGTGCTCATCGGTCCGCCACCACGGGTTCGGGCGTCGCGGTCAGCCAGGGGCCCTCGGGGGCCAGCGCGCGCAGCACGGCGCGGATCTCCGGCGGCTCGACCCGCTCGGGGGTCGCGAGGAGATCCGTCCAGTGCCACCACCGGCGTTCCATGAGGATCTCGCTCTCCCGCGCGGAAAGCTCCGGAGCCTGGACGCGGTCGGGATCGTCCACAAAGGCCACGAAGAACAGTTCCAAGGTCTGGTACCTCTTGCCGCACCAGAGGTAGTCACGGCGCACGGGGACCGGTGTGGGCACCAGGCGCGCGCCCACGATCCCGGTCTCCTCGGCCAGTTCCCGGCTCGCGGTGGCCGCCGGGTCCTCCCCCGGCTCCACGCGGCCGCCGGGCGGCTCCCACAGCAGGGAGCCGTCCACCGGGTCGCGCCAGTGCACCAGCAGGACACGGTGATCCGGGTCCACACACAGGACCCGCGCGGCGAGTCGGTCGGTCACGACAGGGACAGCCATCACCGCTCCCCCGTGCCGGTGCGGCCCAGCTCCGCGGCGAGCGCGGCGGTGGCTTCCGGCAGCCGACCCAGGTTCTGGTGCAGCCGCAGGAACTTGGCGGTGTCCAGCAGGTGCTCGATGGTCGCGGCCCGCACGTCCGCGGCGTCGCGCGGGTACCACTGGGCCAGGAACGGGTCGAAGTCGACCGCGCGCGGCTCGATGTGCTCGCGCAGCGCCGCCTCGGCCGCGGCGCGGTCGAGCACCTCGACCCCGACCGGCTCACCCTCGGCCACGAACCGGGGGAACACCACCGCGTGCACCCGGTGGGTGGGCACCAGCTCGGCGCCGGTGGCACGGGCCAGTTCGGCGCAGCGCACCCAGAGGCTCTCCGGGATCGCCTTGCCCTCGTCGGTGGTGCCGATGACCTCGTCGAGCTGCTTGCCCGGGTAGGAGTTGGCCGGGTGCGACACGTCGTCGAGCAGCCGCGCCAGCTCGGGCCGCGTGCCGGTCAGCGCCAGCAGGGAGTCGGTGCGGACGTTGACCGTGCGCGGGTAGCCGTAGCCGACCGTGGGCCCGTCGTCCGTCGCCGCCAGCACGAGGTCGTCGTTGGAGACGAACGCCGCGCCCGCGTGCACAAGTGAGCTGAGGATGCTGGTGGTCTTGCCCGCGCGCTTGTGCCCGAGGAACGCGATCCCGGTACCGCCCAGCGCGACCAGGCCGCCGTGCACGAACAGCTCACCGCGCGAGTACGCCTGCCAGCGGATGAGGTTGCGCGCGCAGCGCAGCGCCTGCTGGGTGCGCCAGCCCGACCGCGGCGCCACCACCGCGACCCGGCGCCGCTCGTGGTCGACCCACAGTTCGCGGTCGGGCTCGAAGTCGGAGGTGAACACCAGCCGGGTCCACGAGTCGCCATCGGGCAGGTTGTCGACCACCCACACCGACGGCGCGTCCCCGGTGGGTCGGGCGAGCGTTTCCTGGGTGAAGAACGGCGCGGTCAGCTCCGCCAGGTCCGCCACCGTCGCGGTGTCCGAGTGGACATCGACGATGCCTTGGCCGCTGCCGAACCTCATCGTGATCGGCCCAGTGGTGATCGGCCCAGTGGTGATCGGCCCAGTGGTGATCGGCCCAGTGGTGATCGGCCCAGTGCCGGTTTCGGTGTGCGCTGTCATGCCGTGTGCTCCCCATACGCGGCGGCGATCAGCCGCTCGGCCAGTTCCTCGTCGCCGGTGCTGTCGAGCCGGGCGCGCAGCCCGCCCAGCAGGGTGGCGAACGCCTTCACCGCGCGGGCGCGTCCCGCGCCGTCCGCGGCGATCCCGTGCGCGATGTCACGCCACTCGTCGGTGGTGACCAGGGCCTCCGACAGCCCCTTGGTCAGCACGGTCAGCCACATCGGGCCCTTGACGACCACGTTGAGCTGCAGGCATTCGCCGAGCGCGTGGGTCTCGTGCCACCAGTCCCGCGGCAGGAACACCAGCCCGCCGCGCTCCGCGGTGAACTCGATCGCGTCGTCGGGCATCCGCTCGGGCAGCGGCAGCGACGTGACGAAGCGGAGCTGGCCGGGATCGCGTTGCGGGCGACCGCCCCCGAACACGGTGGTGGTGATGTTGTGGGCGTGGTCGTTGGGCGCCAGCCGCCAGCGCTTCGTGCCGTGCAGCTGCATGGCGAAGTTGAGGTCGTAGTCGCTGTGCATGGCGACGCCGCTCTCGCCCCGCGAGCAGAAGACCTCGCAGATCAGGTG is drawn from Actinokineospora alba and contains these coding sequences:
- a CDS encoding cupin-like domain-containing protein, with the translated sequence MLDFATLVAPHSPEDFLGEYWPTRPCLVDTNPDRATAFSAAVPELDSAERLLSTYPAKVGLMGRDGFYASVPNGPAALPFLRQGFTCYLRNLEDHLPALSDLLDTVARDLALPREHLICEVFCSRGESGVAMHSDYDLNFAMQLHGTKRWRLAPNDHAHNITTTVFGGGRPQRDPGQLRFVTSLPLPERMPDDAIEFTAERGGLVFLPRDWWHETHALGECLQLNVVVKGPMWLTVLTKGLSEALVTTDEWRDIAHGIAADGAGRARAVKAFATLLGGLRARLDSTGDEELAERLIAAAYGEHTA
- a CDS encoding NUDIX domain-containing protein, which encodes MAVPVVTDRLAARVLCVDPDHRVLLVHWRDPVDGSLLWEPPGGRVEPGEDPAATASRELAEETGIVGARLVPTPVPVRRDYLWCGKRYQTLELFFVAFVDDPDRVQAPELSARESEILMERRWWHWTDLLATPERVEPPEIRAVLRALAPEGPWLTATPEPVVADR